Proteins from a genomic interval of Myxococcales bacterium:
- the grxD gene encoding Grx4 family monothiol glutaredoxin codes for MSQLPEDLKQRLEETVNKAPVMLFMKGNPSMPQCGFSAAVVAVLKDVGVPFGTFNILSDPDIREGLKVHSNWPTYPQLYVKGQLVGGCDIVREMHAKGELAPLLHAAQG; via the coding sequence ATGAGCCAACTTCCCGAAGATTTGAAGCAGCGCCTGGAAGAGACTGTCAACAAGGCCCCCGTCATGCTGTTCATGAAGGGTAACCCCTCCATGCCCCAGTGCGGATTTTCCGCTGCCGTGGTGGCAGTGCTCAAGGACGTGGGCGTGCCTTTCGGAACGTTCAACATCCTGTCCGACCCCGACATTCGTGAGGGGCTCAAAGTTCACTCGAACTGGCCCACGTACCCTCAGCTCTACGTCAAGGGTCAGCTCGTCGGCGGGTGCGACATCGTCCGCGAGATGCATGCCAAGGGCGAGTTGGCCCCGCTCCTCCACGCGGCCCAGGGTTAA
- a CDS encoding sigma-54 dependent transcriptional regulator, translating to MVSNDASALARSRSAGREAGHRSTAGRPRARLLVVDDDEAMRDLLREELEDEGFPVEVATGGRGALQRLQRGDIQVVVSDVRMPDIDGLDLLREIQALDPRPLVVTITGFGSIDTAIRAVKLGAFDYLTKPFEFKDLLRTIERALAERGVVPELLSTGRDTSHARALIGRSPRMRELFELIRRLDGSAVSVLVTGESGTGKELVARALHHGSPRRDRPFVAVNCAAIPENLIESELFGHRRGAFTDAHADRTGLFVEAQGGTLFLDEVGDLPPSVQPKLLRALQEREVRPVGAARPQSVDVRVIAATNRDLELLLREGRFREDLYYRLNVVEMKIPPLRERPEDVLPLAEHFLARAAQRTGKTARGFDEDVRRILATYSFPGNVRELENMVERAVALARGPMIAVGDLPASWKARPSSDRLAEALAQGLTLDELERRYIEKVLEAEGGNKTRAAQRLGLDRRTLYRKLDEYAQGHTPRQDTGEPE from the coding sequence ATGGTAAGCAATGACGCCAGCGCACTCGCGCGCTCGCGGTCCGCGGGGCGTGAAGCCGGGCATCGCTCCACCGCCGGACGCCCCCGGGCCCGTCTGCTGGTGGTCGACGACGACGAGGCCATGCGAGACCTTTTGCGTGAAGAGCTCGAAGACGAGGGCTTTCCGGTGGAGGTGGCCACGGGAGGTCGCGGGGCGCTCCAGCGTTTACAGCGCGGCGACATCCAGGTGGTGGTGTCCGACGTGCGCATGCCAGACATCGACGGTCTCGACCTGCTTCGAGAAATCCAGGCGTTGGACCCGCGACCTCTGGTCGTGACCATCACGGGGTTCGGCTCGATCGACACGGCGATCCGGGCGGTGAAGTTGGGGGCGTTCGACTATTTGACGAAGCCCTTCGAGTTCAAAGACCTGTTGCGCACGATCGAGCGGGCTTTGGCCGAGCGAGGGGTGGTGCCCGAGCTCCTCTCCACGGGCCGGGACACCTCACACGCCCGTGCGCTGATTGGTCGCTCTCCTCGCATGCGCGAGCTGTTCGAGTTGATTCGCCGCCTGGACGGCTCGGCGGTGAGTGTGCTCGTGACGGGAGAATCGGGCACAGGGAAGGAACTCGTGGCCCGTGCGCTCCACCACGGCAGCCCCCGCCGCGACCGCCCCTTCGTGGCCGTCAATTGCGCAGCGATTCCGGAGAACCTCATCGAGAGCGAGCTCTTCGGACATCGGAGGGGCGCCTTCACCGATGCACATGCCGATCGAACGGGCCTCTTCGTCGAGGCCCAAGGGGGCACCTTGTTTCTCGACGAAGTGGGCGACCTGCCCCCCAGCGTGCAGCCCAAACTGCTGCGCGCCCTTCAGGAGCGGGAGGTGAGGCCCGTGGGGGCGGCCAGGCCTCAATCCGTCGACGTGCGGGTGATCGCCGCCACGAACCGCGATCTCGAGCTGCTCTTGCGCGAAGGCCGCTTTCGCGAAGATCTTTACTACAGGCTCAACGTCGTGGAGATGAAGATCCCGCCTTTGCGCGAACGGCCCGAGGACGTGTTGCCTTTGGCCGAACACTTCCTGGCCCGCGCCGCCCAGCGCACCGGAAAGACCGCCCGCGGGTTCGACGAGGACGTTCGCCGCATCCTGGCGACCTATTCGTTTCCGGGCAACGTGAGAGAGCTCGAGAACATGGTGGAACGCGCTGTGGCGCTGGCGCGCGGCCCGATGATTGCCGTGGGCGATCTGCCCGCAAGCTGGAAAGCGCGCCCCTCCTCCGACCGCCTGGCGGAGGCATTGGCTCAAGGGCTCACGCTCGACGAGCTCGAACGCCGGTACATCGAGAAGGTGCTCGAGGCCGAAGGCGGCAACAAGACCCGGGCGGCGCAGCGCCTCGGTTTGGATCGTCGTACCCTTTACCGAAAGTTGGACGAGTACGCCCAGGGGCACACGCCTCGCCAAGACACCGGGGAGCCCGAATGA
- a CDS encoding tRNA-(ms[2]io[6]A)-hydroxylase — MLKSATRAGWFEASTADLAGLLSDHLHCERKAAENALSLVRRYPHNHHFVETLSRLAHEETSHVVQVSVLLAERGFTPRTDMANNYTRALFAGVASGEPERRVDLLLVAGLIEARSHERLQLLAAGFRQAGDRRLAEFYQVLANAEERHASIFVDLATLYMPQAEVQQRLDAMATREAGIIANLGFGCRVH; from the coding sequence ATGTTGAAGTCAGCCACACGTGCAGGATGGTTCGAGGCCAGCACGGCCGACCTGGCAGGCTTGCTTTCTGACCACCTGCATTGCGAGCGCAAAGCCGCCGAAAACGCGCTGTCGCTCGTGCGCCGGTACCCCCACAACCACCACTTCGTGGAGACGCTCTCGCGCTTGGCCCACGAAGAAACGAGCCACGTGGTGCAGGTCTCTGTCCTTCTGGCCGAACGCGGCTTCACCCCGCGCACCGACATGGCAAACAACTACACACGGGCGCTTTTCGCCGGGGTGGCCAGCGGTGAGCCGGAACGCCGTGTCGATTTGCTCCTGGTGGCGGGCCTCATCGAGGCTCGCTCCCACGAGCGGCTGCAGCTCTTGGCTGCCGGCTTCCGACAGGCGGGCGACAGGCGCCTCGCAGAGTTCTATCAGGTGCTGGCCAACGCCGAGGAACGCCACGCCTCGATCTTCGTCGACCTCGCCACCTTGTACATGCCCCAGGCGGAGGTCCAGCAACGGCTCGATGCCATGGCCACCCGCGAGGCGGGTATCATCGCAAACCTCGGCTTTGGCTGCCGGGTGCATTGA
- a CDS encoding radical SAM protein — translation MDLRNMDMTETERALGAQGISREVARRVFARVHREGRTDFDRLAGLTSPARKWLERNARFADIQIVERRQSEDGFTKYLFRLHDGRTVEAVRIPLPDAEDARALKERRKQGRAAALEALPTAKYTLCVSSQVGCALACDFCATGKLGGIRNLSTWEILAQHRKVAEEADKPIRGIVFMGMGEPFLNYENVLRSARVFCEPAGPAIAAKAITISTAGVVPMIRRYTEEGHNFRLVFSLGAPTSDLRAQLMPIEKRWSLPELFESIRAYANATRQRVTLAYVAIGGVNLAPQTAQALVDLTAGLRVKVNLIDVTDPSGQYLPPDEAELKGFRDVLAVHGIPTVRRYSGGKEIGAACGTLAATQEGGRLVQVKTREPG, via the coding sequence ATTGATTTGCGCAACATGGACATGACCGAGACCGAGCGCGCTCTCGGCGCGCAGGGGATCTCGAGGGAAGTCGCCCGAAGGGTGTTCGCGCGCGTCCACCGCGAAGGGCGAACGGACTTCGACAGACTGGCGGGACTGACCTCGCCGGCACGCAAATGGCTGGAGCGGAATGCACGCTTCGCAGACATCCAGATCGTCGAACGGCGGCAAAGCGAGGACGGCTTCACCAAGTACCTCTTTCGGTTGCACGACGGACGTACCGTCGAGGCCGTCCGCATTCCTCTGCCCGACGCTGAAGACGCCCGTGCGCTCAAGGAGCGACGAAAGCAAGGTCGAGCGGCCGCGCTCGAAGCCCTTCCCACGGCGAAGTACACCCTTTGCGTCAGCAGTCAGGTCGGCTGCGCTTTGGCCTGCGATTTCTGCGCCACGGGAAAACTAGGGGGAATCCGCAATCTCTCCACCTGGGAGATCCTCGCCCAACACCGCAAAGTGGCCGAAGAAGCGGACAAACCCATCCGGGGAATCGTGTTCATGGGCATGGGCGAGCCCTTCTTGAACTACGAAAACGTGCTTCGATCGGCCCGCGTGTTTTGTGAACCCGCAGGTCCTGCGATCGCGGCCAAGGCCATCACGATCTCCACGGCGGGCGTCGTGCCCATGATCCGGCGCTACACCGAAGAGGGTCATAACTTTCGCTTGGTGTTCTCCCTCGGGGCCCCCACGTCGGACCTTCGCGCGCAGTTGATGCCCATTGAAAAGCGCTGGTCCCTGCCTGAGCTCTTCGAGAGCATTCGGGCCTACGCCAACGCCACACGACAGCGCGTCACCCTCGCCTATGTGGCCATCGGTGGCGTGAACCTCGCGCCGCAGACAGCGCAGGCACTCGTGGACCTCACGGCAGGCCTGAGGGTGAAGGTGAACCTCATCGACGTGACGGATCCCTCGGGGCAGTACCTGCCACCTGACGAGGCCGAGCTCAAGGGCTTTCGCGACGTGCTCGCGGTCCATGGCATCCCCACGGTGCGCCGCTATTCCGGGGGCAAGGAGATTGGAGCCGCCTGCGGGACCCTTGCCGCCACCCAGGAAGGCGGCCGCTTGGTACAGGTCAAAACGCGCGAGCCTGGTTGA
- the acnA gene encoding aconitate hydratase AcnA — protein sequence MSTSSLDSFKARSSLSVGNKTYEVFRLAAVEAAGFDIKHLPFAHRILLENLLRLEDGVSVTKAHIEALAKWDPKAVPSVEIAFTPARVILQDFTGVPAVVDLAAMRDAMVRMGGDPNKVNPLLPAELVIDHSVQIDESGHAQALTLNNQIEFSRNKERYAFLRWGQDAFDNFKVVPPDTGIVHQVNIEYLARVVFANESGQAYPDTLVGTDSHTTMVNGLGVLGWGVGGIEAEAAMLGQPSPMLIPQVVGVRLSGKLPAGSTATDLVLTVTESLRKLGVVGKFVEFFGPGLASLPLSDRATLANMAPEYGATCGIFPVDHETLRYLRLTGRSEEHLALVEQYCRAQGLWAEPGAPEAAYSQILEVDLGTIVPSVAGPKRPQDRIALPELGRSFAAAVASLTKPPKDEPPADADRIEPELKNGSVVIAAITSCTNTSNPNVLVAAGLLAKKAVEKGLSTKPWVKTSLAPGSQVVTAYLSDAGLLPFLETLRFNVAAYGCTTCIGNSGPLPASISKAIAARNLVVSSVLSGNRNFEGRVHPEVRANYLMSPPLVVALALAGRVDIDLTKEPLGTGSDGRPVFLADIWPSQEEVAAVVAKNITAEMFKETYGRVFEGDAAWRGLEVPTGATYAWEDDSTYVRNPPFFGDMTEEPGHVVDIARAHALAVLGDSVTTDHISPAGNIKKDSPAGQYLVARGVDPKDFNSYGARRGNDEVMVRGTFANVRIRNLLAPGTEGGVTRYLPTGEVMSIYDAAMKYKLDGRPLVILAGKEYGTGSSRDWAAKGTNLLGVRMVIAESFERIHRSNLIGMGVLPLEFLPGESVGSLGLSGEETFETIGLPSVLDDFSGKRELTVNFARPDGGTGHFKACLRIDTPQEAQYYRHGGILLYVLRRMLKGAA from the coding sequence ATGTCCACGTCGTCGCTCGATAGTTTCAAAGCTCGCTCGTCCCTGTCGGTAGGCAACAAAACCTACGAGGTATTCCGCTTGGCCGCGGTCGAGGCCGCGGGGTTCGACATCAAGCACCTTCCGTTCGCCCACCGCATCCTGCTCGAGAACCTGCTGCGGCTCGAGGACGGCGTGTCCGTGACGAAGGCGCACATCGAGGCCCTTGCCAAGTGGGACCCCAAAGCGGTCCCCAGCGTGGAGATCGCCTTTACCCCGGCCCGCGTGATCTTGCAGGACTTCACTGGAGTCCCTGCGGTCGTGGATCTGGCCGCGATGCGGGACGCGATGGTGCGGATGGGGGGCGACCCCAACAAGGTGAACCCCCTACTTCCTGCCGAGTTGGTGATCGATCACTCCGTTCAGATCGACGAATCCGGGCATGCCCAGGCCCTGACGCTGAACAACCAAATCGAGTTTTCGCGCAACAAGGAGCGCTACGCCTTTTTGCGCTGGGGACAGGACGCCTTCGACAACTTCAAGGTCGTACCGCCGGATACCGGCATCGTCCACCAGGTGAACATCGAGTACCTGGCTCGCGTGGTCTTTGCGAACGAGAGCGGCCAAGCGTATCCCGACACGCTCGTAGGCACGGACTCGCACACCACGATGGTCAACGGTCTCGGCGTCCTCGGCTGGGGCGTGGGTGGCATCGAAGCAGAGGCCGCGATGCTCGGGCAGCCAAGTCCCATGCTGATACCCCAGGTGGTGGGTGTGCGGCTCTCGGGGAAGCTACCGGCAGGTTCGACGGCCACCGACCTCGTGCTCACCGTGACCGAGTCGCTCCGCAAGTTGGGCGTCGTGGGCAAGTTCGTCGAGTTCTTCGGCCCCGGTCTGGCCAGTCTCCCGCTTTCGGATCGTGCGACCCTCGCGAACATGGCGCCGGAGTACGGTGCCACTTGCGGCATTTTCCCGGTCGATCACGAGACGCTTCGCTACCTGCGCTTGACGGGGCGCTCGGAGGAGCACCTGGCGCTCGTCGAACAATACTGCAGGGCCCAGGGGCTCTGGGCAGAGCCCGGAGCGCCCGAAGCCGCCTACTCCCAGATCCTCGAGGTGGACCTCGGCACCATCGTGCCTTCCGTCGCGGGACCCAAGCGCCCGCAGGACCGCATCGCCCTGCCCGAGCTCGGGCGCTCGTTTGCGGCGGCCGTCGCATCCCTCACGAAGCCCCCCAAGGACGAACCCCCGGCTGACGCCGACCGGATCGAACCGGAACTCAAGAACGGCTCGGTGGTCATCGCTGCCATCACGAGCTGCACGAACACGTCGAACCCCAACGTGCTCGTGGCAGCAGGCCTCCTGGCCAAAAAGGCCGTCGAAAAGGGGCTTTCCACGAAGCCCTGGGTCAAGACCTCCCTCGCGCCTGGCAGTCAGGTGGTCACGGCTTATCTTTCGGACGCGGGCCTCCTGCCCTTCCTCGAGACGCTTCGCTTCAACGTGGCCGCATACGGTTGCACGACCTGCATCGGCAACTCGGGGCCGCTGCCGGCTTCGATCTCGAAAGCCATTGCCGCACGAAACCTCGTGGTGTCATCTGTGCTCTCGGGCAACCGCAACTTCGAGGGTCGTGTACACCCGGAGGTGCGCGCCAACTACCTGATGTCGCCCCCGCTGGTGGTGGCGTTGGCGTTGGCCGGCCGGGTCGATATCGACCTGACGAAGGAGCCGCTGGGAACCGGCAGCGACGGACGACCGGTGTTCCTCGCAGACATCTGGCCTTCTCAGGAAGAGGTGGCGGCTGTGGTGGCCAAGAACATCACCGCCGAGATGTTCAAGGAGACCTACGGACGCGTGTTCGAGGGCGATGCGGCCTGGCGCGGGCTCGAGGTGCCCACCGGCGCCACGTACGCGTGGGAGGACGACAGCACCTACGTGCGAAATCCGCCCTTCTTCGGCGACATGACGGAAGAGCCCGGGCACGTCGTGGACATCGCGCGCGCCCATGCGCTGGCAGTTTTGGGCGACAGCGTCACGACCGACCACATCTCGCCGGCCGGCAACATCAAGAAGGATAGCCCTGCAGGCCAGTACCTGGTCGCGCGGGGCGTGGATCCGAAGGACTTCAACTCCTACGGCGCCCGTCGGGGCAACGACGAGGTGATGGTGCGAGGCACCTTCGCGAACGTTCGTATCCGCAACCTGCTGGCCCCAGGCACTGAAGGCGGCGTCACTCGCTACCTGCCCACTGGCGAGGTGATGTCGATTTATGACGCCGCGATGAAGTACAAGCTCGACGGGCGCCCGCTCGTCATCTTGGCCGGCAAGGAATACGGCACGGGCTCGTCCCGCGACTGGGCAGCCAAGGGCACAAACCTTTTGGGTGTTCGCATGGTCATCGCCGAAAGCTTCGAGCGCATCCACCGATCGAACTTGATCGGCATGGGCGTGTTGCCCCTCGAGTTTTTGCCTGGTGAGTCGGTCGGTAGCCTGGGTCTGTCGGGCGAAGAGACCTTCGAGACCATCGGCCTGCCAAGCGTGCTCGACGACTTTTCGGGCAAGCGCGAACTGACGGTGAACTTCGCGCGCCCCGATGGCGGCACGGGACACTTCAAGGCCTGTCTGCGGATCGACACGCCCCAGGAAGCGCAATACTACCGGCACGGTGGCATCTTGCTCTACGTGCTCCGCCGCATGCTCAAGGGCGCCGCCTGA
- a CDS encoding HAMP domain-containing protein, producing MNLGPRLALLTTLMMAATLGLSAWSFTRFRRADLEQDLKLSAGQVARALQVALEPLDADGVQARLAERRGALAAAISPFTLDLIWTGPDRPDNGGWSQLVEAAQIEHKPIGSFFAPAGRAPFFAMAVPLSDAPRSEAGRVRAVLGFRRSTSAIDAAVWASLKKALPWLVGGLAGFGIAMLMLLRSGVVRPLRRLNEAIEGVAQGDLSRALLPQRDDEIGILAGRFNAMTESLREARAERERATTARSALEARLRHSEKLATMGQMAAQIAHELGTPLGVIGGRARALDKRASDPAEVAKNAEIIAGQVDRITRIIRQMLSFSRKSRPALTEVDVPAAVKEALGFVDESVMRQNVTTEVRIAPDVGPIPGDPAEIQQVCLNLLNNALQAMPGGGVLEVTVETVSRRKEGLALAPPLPFLMLEVADTGPGVPPEDRDRVFEAFFTTKDLGQGTGLGLAVSQGIVKDHDGWMEVGDRPQGGAAFRVFLPLSSDPTSRTPLAPRSVMSNDP from the coding sequence ATGAACCTGGGACCCCGCCTCGCCTTGCTCACGACGCTGATGATGGCAGCCACATTGGGGCTGTCGGCCTGGTCGTTCACGCGTTTCCGCCGGGCCGACCTGGAGCAAGACTTGAAGCTGAGCGCCGGGCAAGTGGCCCGCGCCCTCCAGGTGGCTCTGGAGCCCCTCGACGCCGACGGGGTCCAAGCGAGGCTTGCGGAGCGGCGCGGCGCCCTGGCAGCGGCGATCTCCCCCTTCACGTTGGACCTGATCTGGACGGGGCCCGACCGGCCAGATAACGGCGGTTGGAGTCAGCTCGTGGAAGCCGCCCAGATCGAACACAAACCCATCGGTTCGTTCTTCGCGCCTGCCGGGCGCGCTCCGTTCTTCGCGATGGCCGTTCCTCTCTCCGACGCACCTCGATCAGAGGCAGGCAGGGTCAGGGCGGTCTTGGGCTTCCGAAGATCCACCTCGGCCATCGACGCAGCGGTTTGGGCAAGCTTGAAAAAGGCTCTGCCCTGGTTGGTCGGCGGCCTGGCGGGGTTCGGCATAGCGATGCTCATGCTCCTCCGCAGCGGGGTGGTCCGGCCCCTCCGGCGCCTCAATGAGGCCATCGAGGGTGTGGCCCAGGGCGATCTCAGCCGGGCGCTCCTGCCTCAGCGCGACGACGAAATCGGCATTCTGGCCGGCCGCTTCAACGCCATGACCGAATCGCTGCGGGAGGCCCGGGCAGAGCGCGAAAGGGCCACGACGGCGCGCTCAGCCCTCGAAGCGCGGCTGCGGCATTCGGAGAAGCTCGCAACCATGGGCCAGATGGCGGCTCAGATCGCGCACGAGCTTGGAACACCCCTCGGCGTGATAGGGGGCCGGGCGCGCGCACTCGACAAGAGGGCCAGCGACCCCGCGGAAGTGGCCAAAAACGCTGAGATCATCGCGGGTCAAGTAGATCGCATCACACGCATCATCCGCCAGATGTTGTCTTTTTCCCGCAAGAGCCGCCCCGCCCTGACCGAGGTGGACGTTCCCGCGGCGGTAAAGGAAGCGCTTGGCTTCGTGGACGAAAGCGTCATGCGACAAAACGTAACGACGGAGGTACGCATTGCGCCCGACGTGGGCCCCATCCCTGGTGACCCTGCCGAGATTCAGCAGGTGTGTTTGAACCTCCTCAACAACGCCCTGCAGGCCATGCCGGGCGGTGGGGTCCTGGAGGTAACCGTGGAAACCGTTTCGAGGCGCAAGGAAGGACTGGCCCTTGCGCCCCCCCTGCCCTTCCTCATGCTCGAGGTGGCAGACACCGGGCCCGGCGTACCACCCGAAGACCGCGACAGGGTGTTCGAGGCGTTCTTCACCACGAAGGACCTGGGTCAAGGCACGGGCCTTGGATTGGCGGTCAGCCAGGGGATCGTAAAGGACCACGACGGGTGGATGGAAGTAGGAGATCGCCCACAGGGGGGGGCTGCGTTTCGGGTGTTCTTGCCGCTGTCTTCTGACCCGACCTCGAGAACCCCGCTTGCCCCCCGGAGCGTAATGAGCAACGATCCCTAG
- a CDS encoding BolA family transcriptional regulator → MSAKELEKRLAEAFALAEVEVKDLTGGGDHFAATIVSAAFVGKPLIQRHRMVYAALGDAMKGDIHALALTTRTPDEP, encoded by the coding sequence ATGAGCGCGAAAGAGCTGGAGAAGCGGCTGGCCGAGGCCTTTGCCCTGGCCGAGGTCGAGGTGAAGGACCTGACGGGAGGAGGCGATCACTTCGCGGCCACCATCGTCAGTGCCGCCTTCGTCGGCAAACCGCTCATCCAACGCCACCGCATGGTGTACGCCGCCCTGGGCGACGCCATGAAAGGCGACATTCACGCGCTGGCCCTCACGACGCGCACACCCGACGAACCCTGA
- a CDS encoding PQQ-dependent sugar dehydrogenase, with protein sequence MTNGHLLRARHGLTALGALAALLVGSSVCSNGHEGRSGLDAGAAGADGAGNGGSDAGGGNVAPGAGGAPPTAACTAVPKLKLTRVAKTDGAAVYVTQPTERAPLFVVRREGLIQVVAGGTLLETPFLDLRRSVLEDAGERGLLGLAFHPQYDDNGRFFVYYTRRGNDPLSQGQGGDLVVAEGERGATPERAEPSLTPLVVVAHSTHGNHNGGMMAFGKDGLLYAGIGDGGAANDPFKAGQNVRTDLGKMLRIDVEDPRARPTGNMPEPAGIHVWAIGLRNPWRWSFDRMNGDLYIGDVGQGDWEEVHVVPAAEQKAGLNFGWSVMEGTHCFGAPDCDRTGKLLPLAEYENPPLRNGQNPGRSVIGGFVYRGRLIPCLAGRYLYGDHNTNQVWSFVQVAGQATSEVELTADLASDTTRIQGLASFGEDALGELYLSDIVGNVYRIDPE encoded by the coding sequence ATGACGAATGGACATTTGCTTCGAGCCCGGCACGGGCTGACCGCCCTCGGTGCTCTTGCCGCCCTCCTGGTCGGGTCGAGCGTTTGTAGCAACGGCCATGAGGGTCGCTCCGGCCTCGACGCAGGCGCTGCCGGGGCCGATGGAGCCGGCAACGGCGGCTCGGACGCTGGCGGTGGAAACGTCGCACCAGGCGCCGGCGGCGCTCCACCTACCGCCGCATGCACCGCCGTGCCGAAGCTCAAGCTCACGCGCGTGGCGAAGACTGACGGCGCGGCGGTCTACGTGACCCAGCCTACCGAACGCGCACCGCTCTTTGTCGTCAGACGAGAGGGGCTGATTCAGGTGGTCGCCGGAGGGACCTTGCTGGAAACGCCCTTTCTCGACCTTCGGCGTTCGGTACTGGAGGACGCGGGAGAGCGGGGCCTCTTGGGGCTTGCGTTTCATCCGCAGTACGACGACAACGGCCGCTTTTTCGTTTACTACACGCGGCGAGGCAATGACCCGCTCTCGCAGGGCCAGGGGGGGGACCTCGTGGTGGCAGAGGGCGAGCGGGGCGCCACCCCAGAGCGCGCCGAGCCGAGTCTCACGCCGCTCGTCGTGGTCGCGCACTCCACGCACGGAAATCACAATGGCGGCATGATGGCCTTCGGCAAGGACGGCCTGCTCTACGCCGGCATCGGGGACGGCGGCGCCGCGAACGATCCCTTCAAGGCGGGCCAAAACGTACGCACGGACCTCGGGAAAATGCTCCGGATCGATGTGGAGGATCCCCGGGCCCGGCCCACCGGGAACATGCCCGAGCCGGCGGGCATTCACGTGTGGGCCATTGGTCTACGCAACCCGTGGCGATGGTCCTTCGACCGCATGAACGGGGACTTGTACATCGGCGACGTGGGACAGGGCGACTGGGAGGAGGTCCACGTGGTTCCGGCGGCCGAACAAAAAGCGGGTCTGAATTTCGGCTGGAGTGTCATGGAAGGCACGCATTGTTTTGGCGCGCCCGACTGCGACCGAACGGGCAAGCTCTTGCCGCTTGCGGAGTACGAAAACCCACCTCTACGAAACGGTCAGAACCCTGGTCGCTCCGTCATTGGCGGGTTCGTCTATCGAGGTCGCCTTATTCCCTGCCTTGCAGGCCGCTATCTCTACGGCGATCACAACACCAACCAAGTTTGGTCTTTCGTCCAGGTGGCAGGACAGGCAACGAGCGAAGTTGAGCTCACCGCCGACCTCGCCAGCGACACCACGCGCATTCAAGGCCTTGCAAGCTTCGGGGAAGACGCCCTTGGTGAACTTTATCTGAGCGACATCGTAGGAAACGTCTATCGCATCGATCCGGAATGA